CACGCACACGTCGTGCACGATTTGATCGTACGCGCGCTGGAGAAACGTGGAGTAGATCGCGCAGATCGGCTTCATGCCCGACGCCGCGGCACCGGCAGCGAAGCACACGGCGTGCGCCTCGGCGATCCCGACGTCGAAGAACCGGTTGGGGAAGGCTTTAGCGAATTTCGAAAGCTTCGTGCCGTCGGGCATGGCAGCGGTGATGGCGATGATGCGATCGTCCTTCGCCGCAACCTCGCAGAGCGCCGCGGCGAACGCGTCGGAGTAGGTAGGGCGCGCGTCCGGCTTGATCTCGAGTTTGCCGTTTTCAACATCGAACGCGCCGCTTACGCCGTGAAACGTGCGCGCGTCTTTCTCGGCGGGCTCGTAGCCCTTGCCCTTGATCGTGCGCACGTGCACGAGAACGGGGCCGCCTAAATGCACCGCGGTTTCGAATGCGTCGACCAGCGTATCGATATTATGCCCGTCGAACGGGCCCATGTAGCGAAAGCCCAGCTCTTCGAAAATGACGGCCGTCTTCTCGGCGGGCGCGACGAAGCGCATGGCGGCGACTTCGGCGCTCGCGAGCGCCTTGCGGGCCGTGCCGCCGAACGGCATATGCCCGAGTACGTCCTTGGCTTTCTCTCGCGCAAAATTCGCTAACGGCTTGCTGCGCAGCACCGAGAGATACGACGATATCGCTCCGACGTTCGGTGCGATCGACATCTCGTTGTCGTTCAACACGACGATGAAGCTCGAGGGGAGTTGCCCCGCATTGTTCAGCGCTTCGTAGGCGAGGCCACCGGTTAGGGCTCCGTCGCCGATTACCGCGACCACGCTCTCGCTGCCGCCCGCCAGATCGCGCGCAACCGCCATGCCGAGCGCAGCCGAGACGCTCGTGCTCGCATGGCCGGCGCCGAAGGCATCGTACTCGGATTCGCTGCGCATCGCAAAGCCCGAGATGCCCCCGCCGGTGCGCAGGGTATGAAACCGGTCGCGACGGCCCGTGAGCAATTTGTGGACGTACGTC
This genomic stretch from Candidatus Dormiibacterota bacterium harbors:
- the dxs gene encoding 1-deoxy-D-xylulose-5-phosphate synthase, with the translated sequence MVIERIQTPADVKALPRADLDELAREIRDMLVVTCSRNGGHLAPNLGVVELTLALHRVLNLPADKLLWDVSHQTYVHKLLTGRRDRFHTLRTGGGISGFAMRSESEYDAFGAGHASTSVSAALGMAVARDLAGGSESVVAVIGDGALTGGLAYEALNNAGQLPSSFIVVLNDNEMSIAPNVGAISSYLSVLRSKPLANFAREKAKDVLGHMPFGGTARKALASAEVAAMRFVAPAEKTAVIFEELGFRYMGPFDGHNIDTLVDAFETAVHLGGPVLVHVRTIKGKGYEPAEKDARTFHGVSGAFDVENGKLEIKPDARPTYSDAFAAALCEVAAKDDRIIAITAAMPDGTKLSKFAKAFPNRFFDVGIAEAHAVCFAAGAAASGMKPICAIYSTFLQRAYDQIVHDVCVQNLPVVFCMDRAGLVGDDGPTHMGLYDIAYLRTLPNMLVLAPRNEDELLPMLEFALEQSGPVAVRYPRGSSNGRHHSPVAPIVAGRSEVLRSGKGVAIVALGNTVDVALDAYDLLASGEFGRSDALPTVVNARFAKPVDGALLEELAKDHELIITLEEHALAGGFGSAVVESVCDRGLGVAVERIGVPDILVQHDSQAAQRARFGLSAESVAERVARSLGGETIRATRPFTL